The DNA region GAGACTTGCTCTGATTTGCTCTAATAATTCCGCTTGAGTAGTAGCTGGCTTTTGACAAGCTAAACCCTTACAAACTAGACCTAAATAATTCTCGGGAAGTTCAGGATCTAGTATGAATGCTGTGGTGGGAAAATACTGACTGATTAACTCTCCTAATTGATTCAATGTAGCCCTCACGCTAATGGGATGTAAATACCAATATAATCCTGTCACTAAACTGGGGCAAGTCTGAGGATACTTTTGTAGTACGTTGCCGAAGATGGCTAAAATCTCTTGGGCTCGATCTAAATGCTCTAAATTGTCTGTTAAAAGACTCAAACGCACCAAGTTAGCGATAGCTACACCGTTAGCTGAGGGAATAGCGTTGTCATTGTAGCTGCGTTCTCTCAGGGGTAGAGTCGCCCCATTATCGGAACCATTATTGTAGTATCCACCTGAGTCAGAGCACCAAAATAAGCGATCTAACTCTTGTTGCACAGCTAAAGCTCTATCGAGCCAGTTGGTTTCTTCCGGTTTTGCCGCGTATAGATCTAACAGGGCTTTGATAAATAGGGTATAGTCTTCTGCTTGAGCGGGCACAGCTGCTTCTCCATCGTAGTTTAAACGCTGAAAGCGCCCCTCAACCCATTGATTATTCAGGATAAACTTGGTAGCACCCACGGCTAGATCCCAGTAACTAGGTTCGCTAAAAACTGCGTAAGCTCTAGCTAAACCGGAAATCATCAGACTGTTCCAAGCTACGATCATTTTAGTATCGGTAACCGCAGGAATACGACCTTCCCAACTCAGGAATTTAGCTTCTTGATTATTACGAGCGGGAGGAAAACAATCAATCTCTTTACTACTACGCCCATAGCGTGTTTCAAAAAGCTTAGCTAAAATAGTCTCTAAGCTAGAAGACAATTTGCCACTCTGGCGTCTTTGTAAAACGTTAGATCCCTCGAAATTTCCCTCTGAACTGACGGTAAATTCAGCACCCAGTTGATTGAGTTCGTAAGGAGTGAGGAGAGATTCTAGTTCGCTGTAATTCCAAACGTAAAAAGCCCCTTCTTCTGGTTCTAATGCGTCTGAAGTTGGGAAACTATCGGCGTCTTGAGCGGCGTAGAAATAACTTTCTGGAGCGGTCATTTCTCTTTTTAACCATTGTACAGTCAGGGCGATCGCTCGCTCAAAGGAAGGTTCACTAATACCTCCACTCCAGAGATTAGCCAAATACTCTACTATTAGCCCATTGTCGTAGAGCATTTTTTCAAAGTGAGGGACAGTCCAGGTTGGATCGACTGTGTAACGGTGAAAGCCACCCCCAACGTGGTCGCAAATCCCTCCTAAAGCTAAATCTTTTCCTCTTTGTTTAGCTAATTCCCGTCCATCGTAGCGCGAGTTAAATTTTAAATAGCTACCTTTTAAAGCTAAATCTGCGTAGGGTATCATGGGGAAACTGGGACTTCCGGGACTATTACGGCTGATCACGCTCGTGTTAGTTTCTATCCCTTTATAGAGTAATTCTTTATTAATCAGATGGTTTGGTTCAACTACATTGAGCATCGTAGATTGTTCTAATCCACTTCTGACTTGGTCTTTAATTGAGTTGAGTTTGCTTTTTTCTTGGTCGTAGAAATGACGCAAGGAGCGTAAAACGTCTAAAAAGCCGGGACGTCCATAACGGGGTTCCACAGGGAAATAGG from Gloeocapsa sp. PCC 73106 includes:
- a CDS encoding thioredoxin domain-containing protein — translated: MPNRLAKVKSLYLRKHAENPIDWWYWCEEAIATAKADNKPIFLSIGYSSCHWCTVMEGEAFSDQAIADYLNENFLPIKVDREERPDIDSIYMQALQMISGQGGWPLNIFLTPDDLIPFYGGTYFPVEPRYGRPGFLDVLRSLRHFYDQEKSKLNSIKDQVRSGLEQSTMLNVVEPNHLINKELLYKGIETNTSVISRNSPGSPSFPMIPYADLALKGSYLKFNSRYDGRELAKQRGKDLALGGICDHVGGGFHRYTVDPTWTVPHFEKMLYDNGLIVEYLANLWSGGISEPSFERAIALTVQWLKREMTAPESYFYAAQDADSFPTSDALEPEEGAFYVWNYSELESLLTPYELNQLGAEFTVSSEGNFEGSNVLQRRQSGKLSSSLETILAKLFETRYGRSSKEIDCFPPARNNQEAKFLSWEGRIPAVTDTKMIVAWNSLMISGLARAYAVFSEPSYWDLAVGATKFILNNQWVEGRFQRLNYDGEAAVPAQAEDYTLFIKALLDLYAAKPEETNWLDRALAVQQELDRLFWCSDSGGYYNNGSDNGATLPLRERSYNDNAIPSANGVAIANLVRLSLLTDNLEHLDRAQEILAIFGNVLQKYPQTCPSLVTGLYWYLHPISVRATLNQLGELISQYFPTTAFILDPELPENYLGLVCKGLACQKPATTQAELLEQIRASLQ